ACAGCGGTGAGCGCGCTGTACCGGGCACCACGCGCGCGTGGAGCGAGCTGGACGCCGTGGAGCGCGCGGAGGTCCTGAGCCAGTACCGCCTGGCGTACGCCTCCGACGCCCCCGTCAACTGGTGTCCCGGCCTGGGCACCGTCCTGGCGAACGAGGAGGTCACCGCCGACGGACGCTCCGAGCGCGGCAACTTCCCCGTCTTCAAGGCCAAGCTGCGCCAGTGGAACATGCGCATCACCGCCTACGCGGACCGCCTGCTTGACGACCTGGACGCACTGGACTGGCCCGAGGCCATCAAGCTGCAGCAGCGCAACTGGATCGGCCGCTCCGAGGGCGCCCGCGTCGACTTCCCCGTCGGCTCCGAGGACGGCGACGCGATCACCGTCTTCACCACCCGCCAGGACACCCTGTTCGGCGCCACCTACATGGTCCTGGCGCCCGAGCACGAGCTGGTCGACAAGCTCGTCCCCGACGCCTGGCCCGAGGGCACCCACGAGACGTGGACCGGCGGACACGCCACCCCGGCCGAGGCCGTCGCCAAGTACCGCGCGTTCGCCGCCTCCAAGTCCGACGTGGAGCGCCAGGCCGACGCCAAGGAGAAGACCGGCGTCTTCACCGGCGTCTATGCCACCAACCCCGTCAGCGGTGAGCAGGTCCCGGTCTTCATCGCCGACTACGTGCTGATGGGCTACGGCACCGGCGCGATCATGGCCGTCCCGGCGCACGACAGCCGCGACTTCGCCTTCGCGCGCGCCTTCCACCTGCCGATGCGCTGCGTGGTCGAGCCGTCCGACGGCCGCGGCACCGACACCTCGACGTGGGACGACGCCTTCTCCTCCTACGAGGCGAAGCTGGTCAACTCCGCGAACGCGGAGATCTCGCTGGACGGCATGGACGTCGCCGGCGCCAAGGCCCGCATCACCGGCTGGCTGGCCACGCGCGGCATCGGCGAGGGCACCGTCAACTTCCGCCTGCGCGACTGGCTGTTCAGCCGCCAGCGCTACTGGGGCGAGCCCTTCCCGATCGTCTACGACGAGGACGGCATCGCCCACTCGCTGCCCGAGTCGATGCTGCCTCTGGAGCTGCCGGAGGTCGACGACTACTCCCCGCGCACCTTCGAGCCGGACGACGCGGACACCTCCCCGGAGACGCCGCTGTCCCGCAACGAGGACTGGGTCAACGTCACCCTGGACCTGGGCGACGGCCCCAAGAAGTACCGCCGCGAGACCAACACCATGCCCAACTGGGCCGGTTCCTGCTGGTACGAGCTGCGCTACCTGGACCCGCACAACGACCAGCAGCTGGTCGACCCGGCCGTCGAGCAGTACTGGATGGGCCCGCGCGAGGGTCAGCCGACCGGCGGCGTCGACCTGTACGTGGGCGGCGCCGAGCACGCCGTGCTGCACCTGCTGTACGCCCGCTTCTGGTCGAAGATGCTGTTCGACCTGGGGCACATCTCGTCCGCCGAGCCGTTCCACAAGCTGTTCAACCAGGGCATGATCCAGGCCTACGTCTACCGCGACAGCCGTGGCTTCCCGGTCCAGGCGACCGAGGTCGAGGAGCGTGACGGCCAGTACTTCTTCGAGGGCGAGCCGGTCAAGCGCGAGCTGGGCAAGATGGGCAAGTCCCTGAAGAACGCCGTCACTCCGGACGAGATCTGCGAGGAGTACGGTGCGGACACCCTGCGCCTGTACGAGATGGCGATGGGCCCGCTGGACGTCTCGCGCCCGTGGGACACGCGCGCGGTGGTCGGCCAGTACCGCCTGCTGCAGCGGATGTGGCGGCTGATCGTCGACGAGTCGACCGGTGAGGTCACCGTCACGGACGTCGCGGAGTCCGACATCGCCGAGGGCACGCTGCGCGCCCTGCACAAGGCGATCGACGGCGTCCGCCAGGACCTGGACGGCATGCGGTTCAACACCGCCATCGCCAAGATCACCGAGCTGAACAACTACCTGACCAAGGAGGGCGGCACGCTGCCGCGCTCGGTCGCCGAGCGCCTGGTGCTGCTGATCGCTCCGCTGGCCCCGCACGTCGGCGAGGAGCTGTGGCGCAAGCTGGGCCACACCGACTCGGTCGTCCACCGGGACTTCCCCGTGGCCGACCCGGCGTATGTCGTCGACGAGACCGTTACCTGCGTCGTGCAGATCAAGGGCAAGGTCAGGGCGCGTCTGGAGGTCTCCCCGTCGATCTCGGACGAGGAGCTGGAGAAGGTGGCCATGGGTGACGAGAGGGTGCTGGCCGCGCTGGACGGTGCCGGCATTCGCAAGATCATCGTGCGGGCGCCGAAGCTGGTGAACATCGTTCCGGCCTAGAGCCGCGCGCGGGGCATGAGGGTAGTCCCCTACGGGCAGGTTGGGGGTTCCGCTGGAACCCTCCGCCTGCCCTTTGCGTTTACCGTGGAAGGGCCGGTGCGGAACTCGCCGCAGGACCTGGGAGGAGCGTCATGGAAGCCGTGATCGCGATCGTGGCGCTGCTTGTCGTGCTGTTCGTCGTCTTTGGTGCGTACATGACGGTGAAGGCGATCGGTGCCGCCAAGCGCGGCGTGGACCGCACGATCTCGCAGGCCCGCCGGACGGTGGAGGACACGACGCTTCGGGCCAAGAGCTTCGGACAGGTCGGCGCCGCGGCCGAACTGGCCCAGCTGCGGCTCTCGTTGCGTACGTCGATGCGGGCCACGCAGGAGACGCTGCAGGCCGGTGTCGCCGAGGACGCCTCGCTGAAGGAGTCCCTGGGGCTCTTCGAGCGGCTGAGCGCGCACGGGCACGAGCTGGACGACGAACTGCGGCGCCTCGAGCGCGAGCCGGACAAGGCGGCCATGGCCGGGCGGCTCCCCATGCTGCGGGAGCGCACCGAGCAGGTCATCAAGGCGGCGGACTCCCTGCGGTGGAGTGCGCGGGACCGGGCCCGCCGGTTCGCGGACGACGACCTGGACTCGCTGAGCACCCAGATCGACATGGAGGCGGGCGCCCTGCGGCACTGGACGAAGGAGCCGTCGCCGACGCAGACGCCCGCCGCGTGGCCCGAGCCCGAGCCGGCGGCGGACGCGGCGGGGGAGAGTGCCGAGCAGACGTGGACGGGACCGTCGGAGACGCCGGAACGGTCGGAGACGTCGGGGTCGGAGTCGGCGCGGCCCGCCATCACGCCGCCGACGCCGCGGCCTCTCTATTCCTGGGAGAAGCAGGCCAGGCCCGAGAGCACTACGTGACGGCACGGGTGACCTGGCACGGCCGGGAGCGCGGCTGGCAGACTGACCCGCGAGGGGCCGGGCTGCCGTCGCCGGGTCCAGGCAGGTAATCTCCACCGCATGTCCCGTCATGTCGCGATCGTCACGGATTCAACGGCCTATCTGCCGCAGCGGACGATGGAACGGCACGGCATCCAGTCGGTACCTCTGACCGTGGTCCTCGGCGACCAGGCACTCGAAGAGGGCACGGAGATCTCCGCCCGCTCGCTGGCCCTGGCGCTGCAGAAACGGCGCTCCGTCACCACGTCGCGGCCCAGCCCGGAAGTCTTCGCGGAGACCTATCGCAAGGTCGCCGAATCGGGCGCGACGGCCATCGTCTCGCTGCATCTGTCCGCCGAGTTCTCGGGCACGTACGACGCCGCGGTCCTCGCCGCCAAGGACGCGCCGGTGCCGGTGCGGGTGGTGGACACCGGAATGGTCGCGATGGCCCTCGGCTTCTGCGCGCTCGCGGCGGCCGAGGCCGCCGAGTCGGGCGGCTCGGTGGACGAGGCGGTGACCGCGGCGGAGAAGAGAGCCGCGAACACGTCCGCGTACTTCTACGTCGACACCCTGGACTACCTCCGCCGTGGCGGCCGGATCGGCGCCGCACAGGCCTTGCTGGGCTCGGCCCTTGCCGTGAAGCCGCTGCTCCAGCTGGACGGCGGGCGCATCGAGATGCTGGAGAAGGTGCGGACGGCGTCCAAGGCGATCGCCCGCCTGGAGGAGATCGTGGTCGAGCGCGCCGGGTCGCACCGCGTCGACATCGCGGTGCATCACCTGGCGGCCCCGGAACGCGCGACCACCCTCGCGGACCGTCTCAGGGGCCGGGTGCCGGGGCTCGCGGAGCTGCACGTCAGCGAGGTCGGCGCGGTGATCGGGGCGCATACGGGGCCGGGGTTGTTGGGGGCTGTGGTCTCGCCCTGGTGAGGTGGTGAGGTGGTGAGGTGGTGAGGTGGTGAGGTGGGGTGAGGTGTGGGGCCGGTGGGGCGGCCGGGGTGATGTGAGGCGGGGCGGTTGCGGGGTGGGGCGTGTGGGTGACGGAGTTATCCACAACTGCCGGGTAATCCACGGGAATTGACCAAGATCAACGCGGTGGGGCCGCAGTGCCTAGCGTCGTTGGCATGGCACTTCGATCACTTTCAAGGACACCGGCTGCGACGAGCGGACCGGGCCGAGCCCTTGCGTCCGACGGCCGCGCCTCGGCTGGCCGCCGCGCTTCGGGTGGCCCCACTACTACTCCTCCTCACGACCGCGCGCGATACCGCCGCGCCCGCAGGCGAGCGGTGTCCCGGCGGGGACACGCTTTGGGGGAGGCGCGGAAGCGGGCGTTGCGGCAGCGGGCGGAGTTGCTCTTTGAGGCGGGGGGTGCGGGCGCTGGTCCCGGTCCAGGTTCGGTACCTGGCCCTGGTCCAAGCCCGATCCCCAGCTTCGGCCCCGGCCCAGAACCCGGAACAGACCCTGGCCCAGACCCCGGCCCAAGAGCCAACCCAGAGCCAAGTGCACCGAGGTGGGGGGTGCGGGGGCAGATGGAGGCCTCGCGGCGTTCACAGGGTGTGCGCGAGCGTGAGCCTGGGCGTGGGGCCGAGCACGGGCCGGGGTGGGAGCCGGGGTGGGCGTCGGGTTCGGGGACGTTGTCGCAGTCGCCTGCCACGCCGCAGTTGGAGAGCCAGGCCCTGCGGTGGCGGCAGCCGGTGCTGGAGGGCCTGGGGCGAGAGCAACCGGAGACCGTGGCGGCACAGCAGTCGGAGCGACAGGTTGTGGGGCGGCGTCAGTCGGCGCTGGAGAGCGTGGGGCGGGCGCAGAGTGTGTCGGCGCCGGAGGGGGCGCGGTCATCTCGGTTGGTGTCGCGGCAGTCGGAGGCGGTGACGCTTGCGGAGGTTGTGGGGCAGCCTCCGGCGGTGTCGGGGCCGGAGGCTGAGCCGGAGTCGCAGGTGGTGCGGCAGCCTCGGTCTGTGTCGGGGTCTGGGGCTGGGACGGTGCCGCAGGAAGGGCGGCAGGGCGTGCGGGGGCGTCCGGTGGTGGGGCGCGGGCGGGGGGTGTTGGAGCCGGGGAGTGCGGGGGTGGCCCGGGGGATGTCGCGGCAGGCGGAGGCTGCGGCGGTGCGGGGGCTGTCGGAGTCTCCGGAGGGCGCGCCGCGTGATGGTCGGACTCAGGCTCCTGAGGAGTCGCGGGCCCAGTCGTTGGGCGGGGGTGCGTTGGTGGCGCCCCTGCGAGGGCGGGTGGGGCCGGCTTTGCGGGAGCGGTTGCCGGTGTGGCTGCAGCTGCGGTGCGGGCTCGAGCGGCGGAGTCTCGTCGCGCTCCTCGTGGTCCTTGCCGTCGCGGCGGTGTTCGCCGCCCAGCACTTCTGGGCAGGGAGGGCGCAGCCGGTGCGGGCGCCGGACGTGGTCGGGGCGGCGCCCGATCGGGGCGGGGAGCCGTCTCCGTCGCCGGGAGCCCCGCCTCCACCGGAGGGCAATGGTGGCCGGCCGGTGGCCGGTGCGGGCGGCGCTGAGATCGTCGTGGACATCAGCGGCAAGGTCCGCAGCCCCGGAATTCTGCGGATGCCCGCCGGATCCAGGGTCGCCGACGCGCTGAAGGCCGCGGGGGGCGTACGCCGCGGCGCTGACACGGACGGTCTCAACCGTGCCCGCCTGCTCATCGACGGCGAACAGGTGGTGGTGGGCGCTCCGGTGACGGAACCGGCGGCACCGGGAGCCCCGGCGGCACCTGGCGTGGGGGCGGCCGAGGGGGCGACAGGAGCGGGCCCCGCCGCGCCGATCGGCCTCAGCACGGCTACCGCCGAGCAACTCGACGAACTGCCGGGCGTCGGACCCGTGCTGGCCCAGCACATCATCGACTACCGCACGGAGCACGGCGGTTTCCGCTCGGTGGATGAACTGCGCGAGGTCAATGGAATCGGCGACAAACGCTATGCCGACCTGCAGAATCTCGTGCGGCCATGAGGGCGCGGAGTCGGGCGGCCGTCGGGCAAGGAGCCCCAACGGCCCCGGGAAACCCCGCCGTGCGCCCTCGCCCGGAGGGCCCGCTGGACCTGCGTCTCGTGCCGCCCGCCCTCGCGGCGTGGGGGACCGCGGCCGTGGCGCTGGATGCTCCGCCCCGGTGGGTGATCGCAGGTGTACTGGTCTGCGTGGCGGTGGCCGGCGCCCTGTTGGTGACATGGACGGTGCGGGGGAGACCGGGGAATACCGAGGTGTCGCCGGAGCGTGGAGGGCGGCGGGAGGCACCGGAGCCGGGTGGCGGCGTAAGGCGGCTGCAGCCCTGGAGGCGGGTCTCGGCGGCGGCCGTACTCCTCTGTGCCGCGGCGGGCGCTACCTCCGCGGCGCTGCACGGGGCCGACCTGCACCGGGGCCCAGTCCCTGCCCTGGCGCGTCAGTACGCCGAAGCAGAGGTCGAGTTGGAGGTCACGTCCGATCCCCGACTGACGCGGCCCCGCGTCTCGGGGGCTCATGCCGTTCCGCCCTCCGTCATGTTGGACGCGGAGATCGTCCGGGTCAGGGCGGCGGACGGAAGTACCTCCGTGACCCGCACCCCGGTCCTGGTCTTCGCCGAGAGCGGGGGTGGGGAGAGGAGCGGCGGGGGCGGGAGCTCCGCCGGTCACTGGTCCAGAGCCCGCTGGCTCGCGCTTCTGCCGTCGACCAGGCTTCGCGTGCAGGCGAGCCTCGCGCCTCCCCTGCCGCGGGGCGACCGCGTCGCGGCGGTGCTGCGGGTATCCGGAGAGCCGGCGCCCCGGGTGGTGGAGGGGCCGACAGGGCCGCAGCGCCTGGCGGGGCGGTTGCGGGGCGGACTGCGTGAGGCCACGGAGAGTTCGCCGCCCGACGCCCGGGAGTTGCTGCCCGGGCTGGTGGTCGGGGACACCTCGCGCGTGCGGCCCGAGTTGGAAGAGGCCTTCAAAGCGACCGACCTGACGCACCTCCTCGCGGTGAGCGGCGCCAATCTCACGATCGTCCTCGCCCTGCTCATCGGGCCGCCGGGCCTTGCGCAGCGTGCCGAACGACAGGGCATCGCGCCGCGGCTGGGGATTCCGCTGCGGGCGACGGCGTTGATCGGCGGGGCCCTCACCCTCGGCTTCGTCATCGTGTGCCGACCGGACCCGAGCGTGCTGCGGGCGGCGGCCTGCGGGGCGATCGCGCTGCTGGCCATCGGCACCGGGCGGCGCCGGTCGCTGATCCCGGCGCTGGCCGCGGCCGTACTGCTGCTTGTTCTGTACGACCCGTGGCTGGCCCGTAGCCCAGGCTTCCTGCTCTCCGTGCTCGCCACCGGAGCCCTGCTCACCCTCGCCCCGAGGTGGAGTGCCGCCCTGCGAAGACGCCGGGTTCCGCCGCGTCTGGCCGAGGCGTTGGCCGCCGCGGCTGCCGCACAGGCGGTGTGTGCGCCGGTCGTCGTCGTCCTTGCGGCACGGGTCAGCCTGGTGGCGGTGCCGTGCAACCTCCTCGCGGAGGTGGCCGTCGCGCCCGCCACGGTTCTCGGCTTCGCCACGCTTGCGACCGCGCCGTGGGCGATGCCGGTCGCCAAGGCGCTGGCATGGTGCGCGAGTTGGCCGACCGGATGGATCGCGGACATCGCCCGCACGGGCGCGGCCCAGCCCGGCAGTGGGGTCGACTGGCCCGGCGGTTGGCGCGGGGGTCTGCTGCTGGCCCTCGCCACGGTCGGCGTGGTGCTGGTCGGCCGCAGGCTTCTCAGACACCCCTGGCTCAGCGCGGCCTGCGCCCTGCTGCTCCTTCTCGCGGTCGTGCAGCCCCCGCCCCTCACCCGGGTGATCGCGGGCTGGCCTCCGCCGGGGTGGCGGTTCGCGATGTGTGACGTGGGCCAGGGGGACGCCACGGTGCTCGCTGCCGGTGAGGGGGCGGGAGTGGTCGTCGACGCGGGGCCCGACCCGGTGCTCGTGGACCGCTGTCTGAGCTCGCTCGGCGTGACCCGCGTACCGCTCGTGCTGCTAACCCACTTCCATGCCGATCACGTGGCGGGCCTGCCGGGCGTACTGCGGGGGCGTTCCGTCGGGGCGATCGAGACGACGGGGTACCAAGAGCCTTCCGGGCAGGCGCGCTTCGTACGGGAACAGGCGGCAGCCCACGGGATCCCGGTGAGCCGTGCCGTGGCGGGGGAGCGGCGCCGTGCGGATGCCGGAGGTCTCGACTGGCAGGTGCTCTGGCCCACGGCGGACGGCTCGGGCCTGCTGCCGACCCCCGATGGTCCGAACGACGCCAGCGTGACCCTGCTCGTCCGGGCCATGGGGGTGACCCTGCTCCTGCTCGGCGATCTTGAACCACCCGCTCAACGGGCCCTGGCGCGCACCCCGGCCGGGGCGGCTCTGCCACCCGTGGACGTACTCAAGGTCGCCCACCACGGCTCGGCGTATCAGGACCCCGGCCTACTGCGCCGGGCCTCACCTCGGCTCGCTCTCATCAGCTGTGGTCGGGACAACTCATATGGACACCCGGCACCCCGCACGGTCGCGGCGCTGCGGGCCGGGGGCGCGGAGGTCCTTCGGACGGATACGGACGGCTCGATCGCGGTAGTGGTCCCGCCGGACGAATCGGCGACCAGACCACCGAGCGGGGCGGCTCCGGCTTTGCAGGTAGCCACGCGACCGCCGTAGGTGGCCGGGGGCCCGGCGGGCCTCGAACCGGTTCGTCCGTGCCCCCCCCGAAGCCCCGCAGGTATCAAAACGCCACCCAGGGTGACCAATTCGGGTAGTCACGACAGTTCAAGTGCTAACGCAGGATTTCAGTGAAGTGGGTTCGTGTTGCATCGAATGCCGCAACGGTGATCGAATGCCTCTTCGGGACAGGAGTTGTCAAGGTGCGCGGGGGTTGTCGCAGATGTTCGGCCGTTGGCTGGGAGACCGTACGAAGCGAGGCGGTGGGGCCGGGCGGATCGGAGTCGGTCAAGCGGTAAGGGCAGGGCGGGGCGGAGGGCCCATGTCCGCCGTGGCGGTTCCGCCGAGTGCGGGAGTGCTCAGCTGCCGGGTGCTCGACCCGGTCAATGAGCCCGTGCGGCACGCGGAGTTCGCGGTCAGTGATGCCATGGGGCGCAAGGTCGTCGGTGGGGGACTGGATCCGTACGGTTCGTTCGTCGCGACCGTTCCGGCCGGTGATTACCGCCTGGCGGTCTCGGCGGAAGGGTTCACTCCGTACCGGGCGAACGCCACGGTCGGGGAGAGCGCGCACGCCTCGCTCGGTGACGTCATGCTCCAGATAGCCCCGCCCCCGGCGCTGCCCGAGCCCGGTGACTGGGAGCTCGATCCGCTGCACTCCTCGGTCGCCTTCACCGCGCGGCACATCGGTCTTGCGCGTATTCACGGCCGGTTCAACAGTTTCGCGGGCGCCATACGGCTCGGGGAGCGCATGGAGGAGTCCGCGATGCACGTCGTCATCGACGCCGCCTCCATCGACACCGCCGTGAAGATGCGCGACGACCATCTGCGGTCCGGGGATTTCCTCGACGTGGAGCGCTTCCCGACGATGGAGTTCTACAGCGACCGCTTTGTGCACAAGGGCGGCAGTCGCTGGGCGATCTCGGGTGGTCTGACGCTGCACGGGGTGACGCGCACGGTGACGCTGGAGACGGAGTATCTCGGGGTGGGCCACGGCCTGGAGGGGGAGACCCGGGTGGCCTGCCGCGCCTCCACCGAGCTGCATCGCGACGACTTCACGATCAACTGGCAGACGATGCTCGCCCGCGGCATCGCGGCGGTCGGGCCCAGCATCTCGATCGACCTCGACATCCAGGTCCTCCCCAAGGGTTGATTCCGGCCCCCCGACTGGTCGAGCCGCCGATTAGGGAGCTTCTAGCCAGCCCTCGTGCTCCGCCGCGAGTTCGTCGAGTGCCGCCCGGTCCAGGCGCCGGTCGGGGTCCTCGACCACGACCAGCCACTGGGCGTCCTCGGCGTCGTCCTCGCCGGCCAGGGCGTCACGCACGAGCTGGGGCTGCTCGCGCACGCCGAAACGGTCGGGGAGTTCTTCGGCCACTTCCTCCGCGGCATCGCGGTCGGGCAGCACCAGGACATGTCGTACGTCGGTCACCCGGCCATTCTCCGATACGGGGCGGGCCGCCCGGGAACCGGCTGCGGTGGACGGGCCGTGAGTGGAAGGGGCGTGGGTGGAAGGGGCGCGGGTGTAGGGGGCGCGGTGCTCGGGTCGCACCGGGCGGGCTGTACGGGGTCGGCTGTCAGTGGCGCGTGGGATGCTTGACCGCGATGGCCAGGAAGACAGATACCGCCGACCCGCTCGCCCCCCTCACGCTCGCCGTGGGCCAGGAGGACCTCCTCCTCGACCGCGCCGTGCAGCAGGTGGTGGCCGCCGCACGCGCCGCGGACGCCGACACGGACGTGCGCGACCTCACCTCCGACCAGTTGCAGCCCGGCACACTCGCCGAGCTGACCAGTCCCTCGCTCTTCGCCGAGCGCAAGGTCGTGGTCGTACGCAACGCGCAGGATCTGTCGGCCGACACGATCAAGGACGTGAAGGGGTATCTCGCGTCGCCGGCCGAGGAGATCACCCTCGTCCTGCTCCACGCGGGCGGTGCCAAGGGCAAGGGGCTGCTCGACGCCGCCCGCAAGGCGGGGGCCCGTGAGGTCGCCTGCCCCAAGATGACCAAGGCCGCGGACCGGCTCTCGTTCGTGCGGAGCGAGTTCCGTGCCCTGGGCCGTTCGGCCACGCCCGAGGCGTGCCAGGCCCTCGTCGACTCGATCGGCAGCGATCTGCGGGAGCTGGCGTCGGCGGTGTCCCAGCTGGTGGCGGACGTCGAGGGCACGATCGACGAGGCCGTCGTCGGCCGCTATTACACGGGCCGCGCCGAGGCCTCCAGCTTCACCGTGGCCGACCGCGCGGTGGAGGGACGGGCCGCCGAAGCGCTTGAGGCGTTGCGCTGGTCCCTGTCGACCGGTGTCGCTCCCGTCCTGCTGACCAGTGCCCTCGCGCAGGCCGTCCGGGCGATCGGCAAGCTCTCCTCCGCACGAGGCGGGCGGCCCGCCGACCTCGCCCGCGAGCTGGGCATGCCGCCCTGGAAGATCGACCGGGTCCGGCAGCAGATGCGGGGATGGACGCCGGACGGCGTGGCCGCCGCGCTCACCGCTGTCGCGGCGGCCGACGCCGGGGTCAAGGGAGGCGGGGACGACCCGGAGTACGCCTTGGAGAAGGCCGTGGTCGCCGTCGCCCGCGCGGCAAGGGCCCGCCGAGGCTGACCTGAGCAGGGGCTCGAACCGGCGTCTGGGCTGACCGCCTGGGCTGACCGCCTGGGCTGGCCGCCCGGGCTGGATGTCTGTGCCGGGGATGGCTGCCGCGGGATGGGCGGCGCGGGATTCCCGTGCCGGACGCGAGTGCTGGCCGCCTGCGCGGGACGCGTCGGCCGCCGGTGCCGGAGCCTGTGTCAGACGCCTGCGCTGGGGCACCCGCGCCGGAGTCCGTGCCGGACGCCCAGGCCAGAGCACCCGCCCCGGCCGCCTGCGCTGGTCGCGTCGGCGGCCCGGCTGCCCGCGCCGGACGCCCCCGCAGGAGCGCCGGCACCGAAGAAAACCTCTGCCGCTACCCCCCCCTGGGGAGGGCGTCGCCCAGACTCAGCTCAGACGCCCGAGTAAGAGTGTTTGCCGCCGAAGAGGAAGTTCACTCCGTAGTAGTTGAACAGGTAGCAGCTGAAGGCGATCAGGGCGAGGTAGGCGGCCTTGCGGCCCTTCCAGCCCGCCGTCGCGCGGGCGTGGAGGTAGCAGGCGTAGGCGACCCAGGTGATGAAGGACCAGACCTCCTTGGGGTCCCAGCCCCAGTAGCGGCCCCACGCGTCGCCCGCCCAGATCGCGCCCGCGACGATCGCGAACGTCCACAGCGGGAAGACCGCGGCGTTCACGCGGTAGGCGAACCGGTCGAGGCTGACCGCGGCGGGCAGCCGCTCCATGACGGAGGTCGCGAAGCGGCCGGGACGGCCGCCCCCGGCGAGCTTGCTCTCGTACGAGTCGCGGAAGAGGAAGACGAGGTTGGACACCGCGCCGAGGTAGAGGACCGCGCCGCAGAAGATCGCGGTGGAGACGTGGATCCACAGCCAGTAGGAGTGCAGGGCCGGGACCAGGGGGGCGCTGTCGGTGTAGAGCCAGGTGACCGCGATGCCCAGGTCGAGCAGGACGGTCGTGACCAGCGGCAGACCGATCCACCGCACGTCCTTCTTCGCCAGGAGCAGGGCGAGGTAGACGCCGACGGCCACGGTGGAGAACGTGATGCTGAACTCGTACATGTTGCCCCACGGCGCCCGCTGCACCGAGAGGGCGCGGCTGAGCACGCCGCCGGCCTCGGTGAGGAAGGCGAGCACGGTGAGGGACACGGCGATCCGTCCGTAGAGGTCGCCCTGCTCGTCGCCGCCGTGCGCGCCGGGCCCGTCCTCGACGTCGCGCGCGTCGGTCGTGGAGCGCCCGATCACCTTCGGCCGGTCCAGTACGGCCGTACCACCGCTCGCCTGTGCCTGGCCCGCCCCCGCGGTCTCCCGCCCGGCCACCGCCCCGCCGTCGGCGACGAGCGCGGCGGCCGTGCGGCCGACCTTGCTGCGGCTGCCGAAAATCCATTCGGTGATATGGGCGAGGAAGGCCAACGTGTAGACAGCCATTGACGAATAGATCAGCACATTGCTGATGTGCGCCAAGTTCTCGTTGGCGGCGGCCAGATTCACTTCTCTGCCCCTTTGAAGGATTCAGACTGCGAGCCGGGCGCGGTCCACGCCCGGGAAGCAGCCTAGCCGCCGCGCCCTTCCTGACGGCATCCGGGGCCCGTGGCCGCAAAGGGCAATGCCACCCCGCCTCGGGCCAGTTGGCCCGCCACGGCGACGTGGACTCAACACGATGCGGGGTGTAGGGGGCTAGGGGACTAGGGGCTAGGGAGCTTGTGGGCTTGGGGTGGAACTCATGGGTGGGGATCATGCCTTCGGGTGTCCGGGGAGCCGAAGCCGTTGGTTAGGACGGAGGTTGACGGCCACTCAGGCATCATGATTGAATCGATCAAGTTGTATTCCGTACCCATTGATTTCTGCCTGATTCTGCGGATCTCCTCTTGATTTCCGTGTGATTCAAGCCACTTCAGGGGTGCCATTCACAGGGAACCCTCAAAGCGGGGGCCGGGGTTCCGTGTTCGCGTGGTGAGAAGCAGGGGGCCTCCGTTCTGTCTCGGAGGGGATTCGGCCGCGTACGGCCGTCACTTTATGCACGCAGAACTGATCCTGGCGGATCTGCACACGTCTCTCGACTCTCCGGTCATCGAATCGATGAACTTCCTCAACGAGATCGCGCAGCGTTTCCCCGAGGCACTCTCGATGGCCGCGGGGCGGCCCTACGAAGGATTCTTCGACACCGCGGACATGCACCGTCATCTGCGCGTCTTCGAGGAGCATCTCCTTTCGGAGAACGGCGGGGACGTGCCCCGGACGCGCCGCACCCTCCTGCAGTACGGCAGGACCAAGGGGATCATTCACGGCCTCATCGCCAAGAATCTCTCCGTCGACGAGAACATCGACGTCGACCCGGAGAGCGTGGTCGTCACGGTCGGCTGCCAGGAGGCGCTCTTCCTCACGCTGCGCGCGCTGCGCCGCGGCGAGGAGGACGTGCTGCTGGCTCCGATGCCCTGTTATGTGGGGGCGACGGGGGCGGC
This Streptomyces sp. NBC_01283 DNA region includes the following protein-coding sequences:
- a CDS encoding ComEC/Rec2 family competence protein, with amino-acid sequence MRARSRAAVGQGAPTAPGNPAVRPRPEGPLDLRLVPPALAAWGTAAVALDAPPRWVIAGVLVCVAVAGALLVTWTVRGRPGNTEVSPERGGRREAPEPGGGVRRLQPWRRVSAAAVLLCAAAGATSAALHGADLHRGPVPALARQYAEAEVELEVTSDPRLTRPRVSGAHAVPPSVMLDAEIVRVRAADGSTSVTRTPVLVFAESGGGERSGGGGSSAGHWSRARWLALLPSTRLRVQASLAPPLPRGDRVAAVLRVSGEPAPRVVEGPTGPQRLAGRLRGGLREATESSPPDARELLPGLVVGDTSRVRPELEEAFKATDLTHLLAVSGANLTIVLALLIGPPGLAQRAERQGIAPRLGIPLRATALIGGALTLGFVIVCRPDPSVLRAAACGAIALLAIGTGRRRSLIPALAAAVLLLVLYDPWLARSPGFLLSVLATGALLTLAPRWSAALRRRRVPPRLAEALAAAAAAQAVCAPVVVVLAARVSLVAVPCNLLAEVAVAPATVLGFATLATAPWAMPVAKALAWCASWPTGWIADIARTGAAQPGSGVDWPGGWRGGLLLALATVGVVLVGRRLLRHPWLSAACALLLLLAVVQPPPLTRVIAGWPPPGWRFAMCDVGQGDATVLAAGEGAGVVVDAGPDPVLVDRCLSSLGVTRVPLVLLTHFHADHVAGLPGVLRGRSVGAIETTGYQEPSGQARFVREQAAAHGIPVSRAVAGERRRADAGGLDWQVLWPTADGSGLLPTPDGPNDASVTLLVRAMGVTLLLLGDLEPPAQRALARTPAGAALPPVDVLKVAHHGSAYQDPGLLRRASPRLALISCGRDNSYGHPAPRTVAALRAGGAEVLRTDTDGSIAVVVPPDESATRPPSGAAPALQVATRPP
- a CDS encoding YceI family protein, with translation MFGRWLGDRTKRGGGAGRIGVGQAVRAGRGGGPMSAVAVPPSAGVLSCRVLDPVNEPVRHAEFAVSDAMGRKVVGGGLDPYGSFVATVPAGDYRLAVSAEGFTPYRANATVGESAHASLGDVMLQIAPPPALPEPGDWELDPLHSSVAFTARHIGLARIHGRFNSFAGAIRLGERMEESAMHVVIDAASIDTAVKMRDDHLRSGDFLDVERFPTMEFYSDRFVHKGGSRWAISGGLTLHGVTRTVTLETEYLGVGHGLEGETRVACRASTELHRDDFTINWQTMLARGIAAVGPSISIDLDIQVLPKG
- the holA gene encoding DNA polymerase III subunit delta, translating into MARKTDTADPLAPLTLAVGQEDLLLDRAVQQVVAAARAADADTDVRDLTSDQLQPGTLAELTSPSLFAERKVVVVRNAQDLSADTIKDVKGYLASPAEEITLVLLHAGGAKGKGLLDAARKAGAREVACPKMTKAADRLSFVRSEFRALGRSATPEACQALVDSIGSDLRELASAVSQLVADVEGTIDEAVVGRYYTGRAEASSFTVADRAVEGRAAEALEALRWSLSTGVAPVLLTSALAQAVRAIGKLSSARGGRPADLARELGMPPWKIDRVRQQMRGWTPDGVAAALTAVAAADAGVKGGGDDPEYALEKAVVAVARAARARRG
- the ccsB gene encoding c-type cytochrome biogenesis protein CcsB; translated protein: MNLAAANENLAHISNVLIYSSMAVYTLAFLAHITEWIFGSRSKVGRTAAALVADGGAVAGRETAGAGQAQASGGTAVLDRPKVIGRSTTDARDVEDGPGAHGGDEQGDLYGRIAVSLTVLAFLTEAGGVLSRALSVQRAPWGNMYEFSITFSTVAVGVYLALLLAKKDVRWIGLPLVTTVLLDLGIAVTWLYTDSAPLVPALHSYWLWIHVSTAIFCGAVLYLGAVSNLVFLFRDSYESKLAGGGRPGRFATSVMERLPAAVSLDRFAYRVNAAVFPLWTFAIVAGAIWAGDAWGRYWGWDPKEVWSFITWVAYACYLHARATAGWKGRKAAYLALIAFSCYLFNYYGVNFLFGGKHSYSGV